Proteins from a genomic interval of Bifidobacterium longum subsp. infantis ATCC 15697 = JCM 1222 = DSM 20088:
- a CDS encoding amino acid permease — translation MSTNDTSEQPRETDDVPVPATLRKSLKNRHIQLIALGGAIGTGLFYGSSEAIALAGPSILLAYLVGGFAIFMIVRALSEMSVEDPEAGAFSYYATRYWSKRAGFISGWNYWFNYILVSMVELSVVGSFVNYWFPAIPTWVSAAVFLVIICAANLLGVSKFGEFEFWFAIIKIVAVIAMIIGGLAVIIFALPTTSGIKASFANWFTLEGGFFPNGLMEQTKDGTWTGLLMALVVVMFSFGGTELIGITAGETEDPRRTIPRATNDIIWRILVFYIGALGVIMAVIPWNTIGGDDAPSPFVQIFDSVGIHAAAGILNFVCLTAVMSVYNSGLYANSRMLYSLAKQGNAPAYLGKLNAKGVPVAGVLTSAVITAIAVVVVFVWPEFAFNYLMSIATIAGIINWTMIMFTEMKFRKVVAAGGAPEDSELAGKSGKEALDAIHFKLPFAKVTPWVVLAFLALVVVLMCFSASYRVAVIAGVIWLAILFAAYQLTQAKK, via the coding sequence ATGAGCACCAACGATACGTCCGAACAGCCGCGCGAAACCGACGATGTGCCGGTGCCGGCCACGCTGCGCAAGTCACTGAAGAACCGTCATATCCAGCTGATTGCACTGGGCGGCGCCATCGGAACCGGCCTGTTCTATGGTTCCAGCGAAGCCATCGCGCTGGCCGGCCCCTCGATTCTGCTCGCCTACTTGGTCGGCGGCTTCGCAATCTTCATGATCGTGCGCGCGCTGAGCGAAATGTCCGTTGAGGATCCGGAGGCGGGCGCGTTCAGCTACTACGCCACTCGCTACTGGTCCAAGCGCGCCGGCTTCATCTCCGGTTGGAACTACTGGTTCAATTACATCCTCGTCTCGATGGTGGAGCTGTCAGTGGTGGGTTCGTTTGTGAACTACTGGTTCCCGGCGATTCCGACATGGGTGTCGGCGGCCGTGTTCTTGGTGATTATCTGCGCCGCCAACCTGCTGGGCGTCTCCAAGTTCGGCGAGTTCGAGTTCTGGTTCGCCATTATCAAGATTGTGGCCGTGATCGCCATGATTATCGGCGGCCTGGCCGTCATCATCTTCGCTCTGCCCACCACATCCGGTATCAAAGCGAGCTTTGCCAACTGGTTCACCTTGGAAGGGGGCTTCTTCCCGAACGGTCTCATGGAGCAGACTAAGGACGGCACCTGGACCGGTCTGTTGATGGCGCTTGTCGTGGTGATGTTCAGCTTCGGCGGCACCGAGCTCATCGGCATCACTGCCGGCGAAACCGAGGACCCTCGTCGTACGATTCCCCGCGCCACCAATGACATTATCTGGCGAATTCTCGTGTTCTACATTGGCGCGCTCGGCGTAATCATGGCCGTAATACCGTGGAACACCATCGGCGGAGACGATGCTCCCAGCCCGTTCGTGCAAATCTTCGATTCCGTGGGCATCCACGCGGCCGCCGGCATCCTCAACTTCGTGTGCCTGACCGCCGTGATGAGCGTCTACAACTCCGGCCTGTACGCCAACTCCCGCATGCTGTATTCGCTGGCCAAGCAAGGCAATGCGCCCGCGTATCTGGGCAAGCTCAACGCTAAGGGCGTGCCGGTGGCCGGCGTGCTGACGTCCGCCGTGATCACCGCCATCGCCGTGGTCGTGGTGTTCGTGTGGCCCGAGTTCGCGTTCAACTATCTGATGTCGATTGCCACCATCGCCGGCATCATCAACTGGACGATGATCATGTTCACCGAGATGAAGTTCCGTAAGGTGGTCGCCGCGGGCGGCGCTCCCGAGGATTCCGAGCTGGCCGGCAAGTCCGGCAAGGAAGCGCTCGACGCGATTCACTTCAAGCTGCCGTTCGCTAAGGTGACCCCGTGGGTGGTGTTGGCGTTCTTGGCACTGGTGGTGGTGCTCATGTGCTTCTCCGCCAGCTACCGTGTCGCCGTCATCGCCGGCGTGATTTGGCTCGCCATTCTCTTTGCGGCCTACCAGCTCACTCAGGCGAAGAAGTAG
- a CDS encoding carbohydrate ABC transporter permease, which produces MNENKPVKHGALWTVLFAVVSLFWVFPIVLVLINSFKQKAYISKNAFSLPTGKAFVGLENYVRGIETTQFFASFGWTLLITVGSVVLILVCTSMCAWWIVRVNNWAAKLLYTLFLFNMIVPFQMVMFTLSKIADMLKLNTPWGLCIVYLGFGAGLAVFIFTGVIKGIPQELEESAMIDGASVPRIFFQIVVPIMKPSIVSVAILEAMWIWNDYLLPYLTLDLGKYKTISVAVQYLKGGYGSVDMGAMMACLVLAIIPIIVFYLVCQKYIVSGVMAGAVKG; this is translated from the coding sequence ATGAACGAGAACAAGCCTGTGAAGCATGGCGCATTATGGACCGTGCTGTTTGCCGTCGTCTCCCTGTTCTGGGTTTTCCCGATCGTCCTGGTGCTGATCAACTCCTTCAAGCAGAAGGCGTACATCTCCAAGAACGCCTTCTCCCTGCCGACCGGCAAGGCGTTTGTAGGACTTGAGAACTATGTGCGTGGCATCGAGACCACGCAGTTCTTCGCCTCCTTCGGCTGGACGCTGCTTATCACCGTCGGCTCGGTGGTGCTGATTCTGGTGTGCACCTCGATGTGCGCATGGTGGATCGTGCGCGTGAACAACTGGGCCGCGAAGCTGCTCTACACCCTGTTCCTGTTCAACATGATCGTGCCGTTCCAGATGGTGATGTTCACCCTCTCCAAGATCGCCGACATGCTGAAGCTCAATACCCCGTGGGGCCTGTGCATCGTGTACCTCGGTTTCGGGGCCGGTCTGGCCGTGTTCATCTTCACCGGCGTGATCAAGGGCATCCCGCAGGAGCTTGAGGAGTCCGCCATGATCGACGGCGCGTCAGTGCCGCGCATCTTCTTCCAGATCGTGGTGCCAATCATGAAGCCGTCGATCGTCTCGGTGGCCATCCTCGAAGCCATGTGGATCTGGAACGATTACCTGCTGCCGTACCTGACGCTCGACCTCGGCAAGTACAAGACCATCTCGGTCGCCGTGCAATACCTCAAGGGCGGCTACGGTTCCGTGGATATGGGCGCCATGATGGCCTGCCTGGTGCTGGCCATCATCCCCATCATCGTCTTCTACTTGGTATGCCAGAAGTATATAGTCTCTGGTGTCATGGCGGGAGCCGTCAAGGGCTGA
- a CDS encoding FtsX-like permease family protein codes for MKRRNLDDSGGRGAGVSAVFAKDTLRCWLRSWKRFVSIAVITLLGVAVLTGIYAGCRDAFLAAGRFYDQQGLHDLQVLSTYGLTGDDAAALRRIDGVQTVQPERSQTVTTLVDGTKKTVTMQEIGTEGLDQPYIRQGKLPNKAGEVAVTQQFLNDSGLKIGGTITVTPQDTSSSVISAAATETDDANTDADAEQSPQFPTKLTITGVVLDPRDLNNPDGYSGMTSFRSTSSEDYTFFAPSDGVTGNIYTAISVAVTGASDFDTFSDAYDEAVKTVADRIEHQIQATRQKARRQQIVSSAQRRLDDAKDEANEQLDEAQKQIDDNWAELEANETTLQDSRTELENNRTTITDGERQLADGRAQIASARQQIAQGRQQIAEARTQLESGKTQLTSARKQLDAAQTELTANRTKIEQGITQIDQGVAQIDQMLSMIQQADNLLAQLDPNIDFNSPTWQAIKQLLARLGITLPEVPSISELRQQLAAKQTELQTQRDSLAQQKADLQRTLNETIAPAQSTLDQQNAQLTAKEQEVAAGEAQLNTKSAELEANAATLETQSAQLEAQAAQLASGKQQLEEGERQLKEGEQQLADGKAKLDDAQSALDAKRSEAESEFAKQQRRIDDVANARWYVQTRASIDGFSSLKSDVSSIESIGRAFPIVFLLVAVLMSLTTMTRMVEEDRGLIGTYLGLGYGGLAVSSRYLLFALLACLLGGGIGLLVGFLGIPAFLLVVIEGLYILPGVRLEYDWLYGSAGIVLFVVGVGVVTALVCREEMRHTPAALMRPKAPKTGARILLERIRPVWSRLNFLGKVTARNIFRFKSRLIMTVGGVAGCTALIICGFAINDTVDTIGVKQYEQIYQYDLMVVANDDNAAAMRKQVAEDGQATETLNLRVDSGEMSNAAQKSETVQLMTVPNDSLNILNDMVTLEQAGDDEWFGLPNIFGKAGGGTVALDDSGVIVSQSAANSLNIHAGDTVTLGNGGSSRAKVQVAAVTRNLVGSDVYISERLYDQKFAADGVTSSASGDGTASTLTWNAMLVKLKGSETEQAEYADRLGEESSVLKAVSCAHLAATFKFDLMGAVVALIVGLAGGLALVVLFTLANTNVSERIREMATLKVLGFYDREVHNYVNREMMILTGMGVVVGLPLGRWIGGLLTAALNMPSLYFEVEVHWYSYAIAVVATLAFALLVQLFTNPVLDRVDPVSSLKSVE; via the coding sequence GTGAAACGGCGGAACCTCGACGATAGCGGCGGTCGAGGAGCGGGCGTTTCTGCGGTATTTGCCAAAGATACGTTGCGTTGCTGGCTGCGCAGCTGGAAGAGGTTCGTCTCGATCGCCGTCATTACGCTGCTTGGCGTGGCCGTGCTGACCGGCATCTACGCCGGATGCCGCGATGCTTTTCTGGCGGCCGGTCGTTTTTACGATCAGCAGGGACTGCATGACCTGCAGGTGCTATCCACATACGGCCTGACCGGTGATGATGCAGCGGCACTGCGCCGAATCGACGGTGTGCAAACCGTGCAGCCCGAACGTTCTCAGACGGTGACCACGTTGGTGGACGGCACCAAGAAAACCGTGACCATGCAGGAAATCGGTACCGAAGGGCTTGATCAGCCGTACATACGGCAGGGCAAACTGCCGAACAAGGCCGGCGAAGTGGCGGTTACGCAGCAATTCCTGAACGATAGCGGACTCAAGATTGGCGGCACCATTACTGTGACGCCACAAGACACCTCTTCATCCGTCATATCGGCAGCGGCCACGGAGACTGACGACGCCAATACGGACGCCGACGCCGAGCAATCCCCGCAGTTCCCCACGAAACTCACCATCACCGGCGTCGTGCTCGACCCGCGCGACCTCAACAATCCAGACGGCTATTCGGGCATGACCTCCTTCCGGTCCACCTCATCCGAGGACTATACGTTCTTTGCACCCAGCGACGGCGTGACCGGCAATATATACACTGCGATATCGGTTGCCGTCACTGGTGCGTCCGATTTTGACACGTTTTCCGATGCCTACGATGAAGCCGTCAAAACCGTGGCCGACCGTATCGAGCATCAGATACAGGCCACACGCCAGAAAGCCCGTCGTCAACAGATCGTCTCCAGCGCGCAGCGCAGACTGGACGATGCCAAAGACGAGGCCAACGAGCAGCTGGACGAAGCCCAGAAGCAGATCGACGACAACTGGGCCGAGCTGGAAGCCAACGAAACGACATTGCAAGATAGCCGTACCGAATTGGAGAACAACAGGACAACCATTACCGATGGCGAACGGCAGCTCGCCGATGGACGTGCGCAGATTGCATCGGCCCGTCAACAGATCGCGCAAGGTCGCCAGCAGATAGCCGAAGCGCGCACCCAGCTCGAATCAGGCAAAACGCAGCTCACCTCGGCTCGCAAACAGCTCGATGCGGCGCAAACGGAACTGACCGCCAATCGCACGAAAATCGAACAGGGCATTACCCAAATCGACCAAGGCGTGGCGCAAATTGATCAGATGCTGTCCATGATTCAACAGGCCGACAATCTACTGGCGCAACTTGACCCGAATATCGACTTCAACTCACCCACATGGCAGGCCATCAAGCAACTGCTCGCGCGCCTTGGCATTACCCTGCCTGAAGTGCCGTCAATCAGTGAGCTGCGGCAACAGCTGGCCGCCAAGCAAACGGAACTGCAAACGCAGCGAGACAGTCTGGCCCAGCAGAAAGCCGATTTGCAGCGCACATTAAACGAAACCATTGCCCCCGCACAATCCACCTTGGACCAGCAGAACGCGCAACTGACCGCCAAGGAACAGGAAGTGGCTGCAGGAGAGGCACAGCTCAATACCAAATCCGCGGAACTCGAAGCGAATGCCGCAACCCTCGAAACCCAGTCGGCGCAACTTGAAGCGCAGGCCGCCCAACTGGCCAGCGGCAAGCAGCAGCTCGAAGAAGGCGAGCGGCAGCTGAAAGAAGGCGAACAACAGCTCGCGGACGGCAAGGCGAAACTGGATGATGCGCAGTCTGCACTCGATGCGAAGCGAAGCGAAGCGGAAAGCGAATTCGCCAAGCAGCAACGGCGCATCGACGATGTGGCCAACGCACGTTGGTATGTGCAGACGCGCGCCTCGATCGACGGATTCAGCTCGCTCAAATCAGACGTCAGTTCCATCGAATCCATCGGCCGCGCATTCCCGATTGTGTTCCTGCTGGTCGCCGTGCTCATGAGCCTGACCACCATGACCCGCATGGTCGAGGAAGATCGCGGACTCATCGGCACCTACCTTGGCCTCGGCTATGGCGGACTCGCCGTGTCCAGCCGGTATCTGCTGTTCGCGTTGCTCGCCTGCCTGCTCGGCGGCGGCATCGGTCTGCTGGTCGGATTCCTCGGCATCCCGGCATTCCTGCTGGTGGTGATTGAGGGACTGTATATATTGCCCGGTGTGCGACTTGAATACGACTGGCTGTACGGCTCGGCCGGCATCGTGCTGTTCGTGGTCGGTGTGGGAGTGGTCACCGCGCTCGTCTGCCGCGAGGAGATGCGGCACACGCCCGCCGCGCTGATGCGGCCGAAGGCGCCGAAGACGGGCGCTCGCATATTGTTGGAGCGAATTCGCCCGGTATGGAGCCGGCTGAACTTCCTCGGCAAAGTCACTGCGCGCAATATCTTCCGATTCAAGTCGCGCTTGATTATGACCGTGGGCGGCGTGGCCGGTTGCACAGCGTTGATTATCTGCGGATTTGCGATTAACGACACCGTCGACACGATTGGCGTCAAGCAATATGAGCAGATCTACCAGTATGACTTGATGGTGGTGGCCAATGACGATAACGCCGCCGCGATGCGCAAGCAGGTGGCAGAAGATGGCCAGGCCACCGAAACGCTGAATCTGCGCGTGGATAGCGGCGAAATGAGCAATGCGGCGCAGAAAAGCGAAACCGTGCAGCTGATGACCGTGCCCAACGATTCGCTGAATATCTTGAACGATATGGTCACGTTGGAGCAAGCCGGCGATGATGAATGGTTCGGACTGCCCAATATTTTCGGCAAAGCGGGTGGTGGCACTGTAGCGTTGGACGATAGTGGCGTGATTGTGTCGCAGTCCGCCGCCAACTCGCTGAATATTCATGCCGGCGACACCGTCACGCTGGGCAATGGCGGCAGCAGCCGGGCCAAGGTGCAGGTCGCGGCCGTGACGCGCAATCTTGTTGGCTCTGATGTGTACATCAGTGAGCGACTGTACGACCAGAAGTTTGCGGCCGACGGTGTGACGTCTTCGGCTTCGGGGGATGGCACTGCCTCGACCTTGACGTGGAACGCGATGCTCGTCAAGCTGAAAGGTTCCGAGACCGAACAGGCCGAATATGCGGATCGGTTGGGCGAGGAATCGTCGGTGCTCAAGGCCGTGAGCTGTGCGCATCTGGCCGCCACGTTTAAGTTCGATCTGATGGGTGCCGTGGTGGCGCTGATTGTGGGGCTCGCCGGCGGTCTGGCGCTGGTGGTGCTGTTTACGTTGGCCAATACGAACGTGTCCGAACGCATCCGCGAGATGGCCACACTGAAGGTGCTGGGCTTCTATGACCGCGAGGTGCACAACTACGTGAACCGCGAGATGATGATATTGACCGGTATGGGTGTGGTGGTTGGTCTGCCGCTTGGCAGGTGGATAGGCGGATTACTGACTGCTGCGTTGAATATGCCGTCGCTGTATTTCGAAGTGGAAGTGCACTGGTACAGCTATGCGATTGCCGTGGTGGCGACGCTGGCGTTCGCGCTGCTGGTGCAGCTGTTCACCAACCCAGTGCTCGATCGTGTAGACCCGGTCAGCTCGCTCAAGTCCGTGGAATAG
- a CDS encoding carbohydrate ABC transporter permease, with translation MISMAGKAIRRWWALFALPTFAAFIIGFLVPFIMGIYLSFCEFTTVTDGEWVGLKNYGKALKDKEFLHALGFSTAFTIVTTIVINVIAFAIAYMLTKAIKGSTLFRSVFFMPNLIGGIILGYIWLLLLNGVLAHWGRALTYKASYGFWGLVILVCWQQIGYMMIIYIAGLQALPTDVLEAAAVDGANGRQTMFRIIIPLMMPSITVCSFLTVTNGFKLYDQNLALTNGAPSNMSEGLALNITRTFYGRMGWEGVGQAKAVLFFILVAVIALIQNKLTTSKEVAA, from the coding sequence ATGATCAGCATGGCTGGCAAGGCGATACGCAGATGGTGGGCGCTGTTCGCGCTCCCCACATTCGCCGCATTCATCATCGGGTTCCTGGTGCCCTTCATCATGGGCATCTACTTAAGCTTCTGCGAATTCACCACCGTTACCGACGGTGAATGGGTGGGGCTTAAGAACTACGGCAAAGCGCTGAAGGACAAGGAATTCCTGCACGCGCTCGGCTTCTCCACCGCGTTCACCATCGTGACCACCATCGTGATCAACGTGATCGCCTTCGCCATCGCCTACATGCTGACCAAGGCGATCAAGGGATCCACGCTGTTCCGCTCGGTATTTTTCATGCCGAACCTTATCGGCGGCATCATCCTGGGCTACATCTGGCTGCTGCTCCTGAACGGCGTACTGGCCCACTGGGGCCGCGCCCTGACCTATAAGGCGTCCTACGGGTTCTGGGGTTTGGTCATCCTGGTGTGCTGGCAGCAGATCGGCTACATGATGATCATCTACATCGCCGGCCTGCAGGCCCTGCCCACCGACGTGCTGGAGGCCGCGGCCGTGGACGGCGCCAACGGACGGCAGACCATGTTCCGCATCATCATCCCGCTGATGATGCCGTCCATCACCGTGTGCTCCTTCCTGACCGTGACCAACGGTTTCAAGCTCTACGACCAGAACCTCGCATTGACCAACGGTGCGCCGAGCAACATGTCTGAAGGTCTGGCGCTGAACATCACCCGCACCTTCTACGGCCGTATGGGCTGGGAAGGCGTCGGCCAGGCGAAGGCCGTGCTGTTCTTCATCCTGGTTGCGGTCATCGCCCTGATTCAGAACAAGCTCACCACGAGCAAGGAGGTGGCAGCCTGA
- a CDS encoding YesL family protein: MNWLAPDSKFMRAWSNLVDGVWINILMLVTSIPLITIGAALTAGHDACRRSIEGEGKGVTANYFKSFKTNFIKATLLWLPFLVVLIAVVWSWIVLQITPLLIIKFALTILWLIGFEWVFALQARFENTAAGTLKNAFIFGISHIAMTVALVIVDAVFVALLVASWFYMPGGLFLLVILGYGTMLMLHIPVTERVFKPYLANPVDSPDSMQR, translated from the coding sequence ATGAACTGGCTGGCACCGGACTCGAAATTCATGCGCGCGTGGAGCAATCTTGTTGACGGCGTATGGATCAACATTCTGATGCTGGTCACTTCGATTCCGCTCATCACCATCGGTGCGGCCCTGACTGCCGGCCATGATGCTTGCCGCCGCTCCATCGAGGGCGAGGGCAAAGGCGTAACCGCCAACTACTTCAAGTCATTCAAAACCAACTTCATCAAAGCCACGCTGCTGTGGCTGCCGTTCTTGGTGGTGCTGATTGCAGTGGTCTGGTCATGGATCGTCCTGCAGATCACGCCGCTGCTCATCATCAAATTCGCGCTGACCATCCTCTGGCTTATCGGCTTCGAATGGGTGTTCGCGCTTCAGGCACGCTTCGAGAACACCGCGGCCGGCACCTTGAAGAACGCCTTCATCTTCGGCATCTCCCACATCGCGATGACCGTGGCTCTGGTCATCGTGGATGCCGTGTTCGTGGCGCTGCTGGTGGCCAGCTGGTTCTACATGCCCGGTGGACTGTTCCTGCTGGTGATCCTTGGTTACGGCACCATGCTGATGCTCCATATCCCCGTCACCGAGCGCGTCTTCAAGCCATATCTCGCCAATCCTGTGGATTCTCCCGATAGTATGCAACGCTAA
- a CDS encoding ABC transporter substrate-binding protein, which yields MKEKGSMMNRTVKSAVAMAAVAAMSLGTLAACGSSTSGDDARGKVYYLNFKPEAADQWTALAKEYTKEKGVEVKVQTAASGTYEQTLKSEIAKTDAPTLFQVNGPVGYQNWKKYTADMSNTDVYKELANQDVALKDGDKVVGVPYVMETYGLIYNKDILNKYFALDGAKATSMDEIDNFDTLKAVADDMQARKDELGIKGAFTSAGFDSSSDWRFKTHLANLPLYYEFKDDNVTEQPAKIKGTYLPNYKKIFDLYITDSTTEPTQLSAKTGDDANSEFALGEAAFYQNGTWAWTDLQKAGMTDDQVGMMPIYIGVKGEEKQGLTTGSENYWCINDKASDADKKATEDFLKWVITSDTGKKALSQDMGFTAPFKTFDDVKSDNPLTEAAVEDQESGKTQVSWNFTMMPSEEWKNKVGQALLEYAQGTGKWDAVKTAFVDGWASEYEASH from the coding sequence ATGAAAGAGAAAGGTTCGATGATGAATCGTACAGTCAAGTCAGCAGTCGCGATGGCGGCTGTCGCTGCGATGTCCCTCGGCACTTTGGCGGCCTGCGGAAGCTCGACCTCCGGCGATGACGCCAGGGGCAAGGTCTACTACCTGAACTTCAAGCCGGAAGCGGCTGATCAGTGGACTGCTCTGGCCAAGGAATACACCAAGGAAAAGGGCGTTGAGGTCAAGGTGCAGACCGCGGCCTCCGGTACCTACGAGCAGACCCTGAAGTCCGAAATCGCCAAAACCGACGCCCCGACCTTGTTCCAGGTCAACGGCCCGGTCGGCTACCAGAACTGGAAGAAGTACACCGCCGATATGTCCAATACGGATGTGTACAAGGAGCTTGCCAACCAGGATGTGGCCCTGAAGGATGGCGACAAGGTGGTCGGCGTGCCGTATGTGATGGAAACCTACGGCCTGATCTACAACAAGGACATCCTCAACAAGTACTTCGCGCTGGATGGCGCCAAGGCCACGTCTATGGACGAAATCGACAACTTCGACACCCTGAAGGCCGTGGCCGACGACATGCAGGCCCGCAAGGACGAGCTCGGCATCAAGGGCGCGTTCACCTCCGCCGGCTTCGACTCCAGCTCCGACTGGCGCTTCAAGACCCATCTGGCCAATCTGCCGCTTTACTACGAGTTCAAGGACGACAACGTCACCGAGCAGCCGGCCAAGATCAAGGGCACCTACCTGCCGAACTACAAGAAGATCTTCGACCTGTACATCACCGACTCCACCACCGAACCCACCCAGCTGAGCGCCAAGACCGGAGATGATGCGAACTCCGAGTTCGCGCTCGGCGAGGCCGCCTTCTACCAGAACGGCACCTGGGCCTGGACCGACCTGCAGAAGGCCGGCATGACCGACGATCAGGTAGGCATGATGCCGATCTACATCGGCGTCAAGGGCGAGGAGAAGCAGGGTCTGACCACCGGTTCCGAGAACTACTGGTGTATCAATGACAAGGCCTCCGACGCCGACAAGAAGGCCACCGAGGACTTCCTCAAGTGGGTGATCACCTCGGATACCGGCAAGAAGGCCCTCTCTCAGGACATGGGCTTCACCGCCCCGTTCAAGACCTTCGATGACGTCAAAAGCGACAACCCGCTGACCGAGGCCGCCGTGGAAGACCAGGAGTCCGGCAAGACCCAGGTTTCTTGGAACTTCACCATGATGCCGTCCGAGGAATGGAAGAACAAGGTCGGCCAGGCGCTGCTCGAGTACGCGCAGGGCACCGGCAAGTGGGATGCCGTCAAGACTGCCTTCGTGGACGGTTGGGCTTCCGAATACGAGGCCTCGCACTGA
- a CDS encoding ABC transporter ATP-binding protein codes for MAYIEFDHVVKEYPSGSSVIRALDEASFTADQGELSVILGQSGAGKTTALNILGGMDTATSGRVIVGDRDITGLRKRDLVTYRRNDIGFVFQFYNLVPNLTALENVELASQICPDHFDPVETLCKVGLGERMGNFPAQLSGGEQQRVSIARAIAKKPKLLLCDEPTGALDYETGKEVLQLLQDICQTQGMTVMIITHNSALAPMAHKVIRFRSGKVTSEEVNATPQPIADIEW; via the coding sequence ATGGCGTATATCGAATTCGATCATGTGGTCAAGGAATACCCCTCCGGCAGCAGTGTGATTCGAGCGCTCGACGAGGCGAGTTTCACCGCCGATCAAGGTGAGCTAAGCGTCATCCTCGGCCAGTCGGGCGCAGGCAAGACCACGGCGTTGAACATTCTGGGCGGCATGGATACCGCGACTTCCGGCCGTGTTATTGTGGGCGATCGCGATATCACCGGATTGCGCAAGCGCGATTTGGTGACCTATCGGCGCAACGACATCGGCTTCGTTTTCCAGTTCTACAATCTTGTGCCGAACCTTACCGCGCTGGAAAACGTGGAGCTTGCCTCACAGATTTGTCCCGACCATTTCGACCCGGTGGAAACCTTGTGCAAGGTCGGGTTGGGGGAGCGCATGGGGAACTTCCCGGCGCAACTGTCCGGCGGCGAACAACAGCGTGTATCCATCGCCCGCGCGATTGCCAAAAAGCCGAAGCTGCTGTTGTGTGACGAGCCGACCGGTGCGCTCGATTACGAGACCGGTAAGGAAGTACTGCAGCTGCTGCAGGATATTTGCCAAACGCAAGGCATGACCGTGATGATCATCACGCATAATTCCGCGCTTGCACCGATGGCTCATAAAGTGATTCGCTTCCGCTCCGGCAAGGTGACCAGCGAGGAGGTCAACGCAACGCCGCAGCCCATCGCCGATATCGAATGGTAG
- a CDS encoding LacI family DNA-binding transcriptional regulator, which produces MATSIQDVAREAGVSISTVSRSFTRPDLVSAKTRERVLAIADKLNFSLSRSAAALKSGRALRIAVLMSGHIRLWFTASVIEGLNEVLHTQGYDISVFQISSIEERKEFFEMLPVRRNADAVIVASFDIDNNEIAQLASVGVPIVGINSVEPEARGFTAAVNIDDVQGSTLAARHLINLGHRRITYISTNREVSLSFSVQSRFDSFTACCRREGIEPQVIVCKVDDDGRYEISDVVDQLMSQDEMPTAIACQEDGIALPLMFQLERNGFSVPGDVSLVGYDDSFYTGDIGLTTIRQDPAEMARVAARMTLDLIDEKPIEQPYIVFPAQLKVRSSTSRVK; this is translated from the coding sequence ATGGCTACGAGCATTCAGGATGTCGCCCGCGAGGCCGGCGTCTCCATCTCCACCGTCTCACGTTCCTTCACCAGACCGGATCTGGTGTCGGCCAAGACCCGCGAGCGCGTGCTCGCCATCGCCGACAAACTCAATTTCTCACTCTCCCGCTCGGCTGCGGCCCTGAAATCCGGCCGCGCCCTGCGCATCGCAGTACTGATGAGCGGCCATATCCGCCTGTGGTTCACCGCCTCGGTCATCGAGGGGCTCAACGAGGTGCTGCACACGCAGGGCTACGATATTTCGGTATTCCAGATTTCCAGCATCGAGGAGCGCAAGGAATTCTTCGAGATGTTGCCGGTACGCCGTAACGCCGATGCCGTGATTGTGGCGTCTTTCGATATCGACAACAACGAAATCGCGCAACTGGCTTCGGTCGGCGTGCCGATCGTCGGCATCAATTCAGTCGAGCCCGAAGCCCGCGGCTTTACCGCCGCCGTCAATATCGACGACGTGCAGGGCTCCACGCTGGCCGCCCGCCATCTTATCAATCTCGGACATCGCCGCATCACCTATATCAGCACCAATCGCGAGGTGTCGCTGAGCTTCTCCGTGCAAAGCCGATTCGACTCATTCACCGCCTGCTGCCGCAGGGAAGGCATCGAGCCGCAGGTCATCGTCTGCAAGGTCGATGACGATGGACGTTATGAAATCAGCGACGTGGTCGACCAACTCATGAGCCAAGACGAGATGCCCACCGCCATCGCATGCCAGGAGGATGGCATCGCTTTGCCGCTTATGTTCCAGCTGGAGCGCAATGGATTCTCCGTGCCCGGCGACGTCTCGCTGGTCGGCTACGACGATAGTTTCTACACCGGCGATATCGGCCTGACCACCATCCGCCAGGATCCGGCGGAGATGGCCCGCGTGGCAGCCCGCATGACGCTCGACCTCATTGACGAGAAGCCGATTGAGCAACCCTATATCGTGTTCCCGGCCCAGCTGAAGGTCCGCTCCTCCACCTCCCGCGTTAAGTAG